In Nematostella vectensis chromosome 12, jaNemVect1.1, whole genome shotgun sequence, the genomic window CTGGTCAAGAGAACGACCACCCCGCGCCTTTCTTGCACTGGCAGCGTTTCGAGTGAAGCTAACCTATATGATCCACGCTTTTTAGTCCCCACCCACCCTCCCAAAGCTTATGGTAATTATATTCCACTGAGAAATCAGTGTGACGGCTATCCCTTGTGGCGGGGAGCTGTGGCCCGGTTGCCATGGTTCCCTGGGTAGAGCTTGGTCGGGCGACCAGTACGCGCTCCGATACCTAACCCCAACTTATCTGACGATGAGTTTAACTATTCATTAAAGGTACAAGGGTTATTTTTTAGGAGGGTAAGCACAAAAGGTACTAGTCAATTCATGATGCACATGAACAGGTAAACAAGATGGTGTTCTTGTTTCACGGTAATAAGTCTAGAGATGTTTTGGGCTCTTGGATCCTTACCTTGAGGCCATCACAATGAAATCGTTCGCATTTGTGTTACGAAGTAGCAGATCTATTTTTAAATTGCCGTCAAGTAGAAACTTAAACTGATGTGGATCCCACCAGTCCGCGAGTATCGCACCCTTCGTGAACGGGTAAACTGGCCTAATCCATATACCGACCGTAAACCGAGTCTTCCGGAAACCGATCGATGGGAATGTCGCATAGGACCCCTCTTCTCCATTAAGATATAGCGCTTGTTTGCCACCAACCATTTGGAATTCGGCAGCTCCATGTTTTCTGAAATTTATTGAAAACCTTTGTTTTTTAGGAGGACAGGGAAAAAAAGATTTAGCGCATTGGTTTAGAGAAGTTACATTGTTTCCATGGTAAAATGCATTTATCCAGGGTAGAAGTTTGGTGGGGTTGGGCatgcgtgtgtgtgtggggagggggtgggggtggtggtgagaCAAATGAATGGAGCTTTAGCAGAgataaaaataagaataagaatggTGATAAGTGATAACAacgatgattgtgatgatggtggtgattatggtgatgatgacaatgatggtggttgtggtgatgaatatggtgatggtgatgatgacatgCAATTATTATAGAATTTATCTACATACATGATATTATCATCACTGCCGTCAAGCGCATAGTTTGAGAACAGTTTCACTGGAGTGTAGCCTGTGGGTAATCAAAGAAGAAGGCGGTTATTGTACATGTAATTTTTACACACCGTCACGTTATGACAAGTTTCACTTGAGTGTAGCCTGTGGCTAAATCAAATAAATGGGGGTTATATTGTACACGTACTTTTCTCGTTATAAGGCTCAAGGTCGGTTGTTAGTCATACACTACAACCTCGTAGAAAGTTTATCAACATTTTATTTCGAGTTTAcaggggaggggcagggggcGCTTGTCCCCAAAACACAGCACCCCTCCCACtggcaacccccccccaccccaccctcaaTTTTGGGGGTATTCCGTCGCCCATGGTTTGCCTTAATTTTCTTGCGTTTTTGTGAGTGAaaactttattaaaaaaatatgtttgtaCTTACAGTCTAAGCAGCGAGCCTTGAGTATTTTTTCGTACAGGAAGGTGTTTTCTTGCTCACTTGCAATGGACGCAAGGCCCCCTCCGTTCGCGTTACAGACTGCCTTGGCCTCGTGCCAGGTCGATGGCGTGGAATTGTACTTGAACAACGACGAGTTGAACTCAGCCCATTCTGTTGCAGATAAACGCGAAAAGTCACCAATGTACATGATACACAGACTAGAGAAAGCTTACCAATACCTGACACTGTACTAATCCTATGTTGCTGATGGTTTTGTTGGTTTTAGAACAGTTTTGTTCGGTGGTGGCACTCTAATAATTTTGTGGCTACCATAAATAATCTAATAAATGCCCGGGATTTTTATTAAACTTAGATGTTCCGAGGGGAGGCGCTCAATAGATAGGCGTAGGGggttctttacaaactataacacacccaagtgcagtggggttctCATCTCAGTCAGATCAAGTTAAATTATAGCCCGCGTGGCAAGCGTTTCTTGACAGTGAGCAAGTCTCAACCAGTAAAAGCCATGTTCAGATTAAGCAAGAAGgcaattgaatttgatttatattaccgGAAGCTTAGAGGAGGCGTTCATTAAATAGGAGGCGTTTttttagatagggggcgtttattagatcatttacggtagcGTTCGGCCACGAGTGGCTAGATGTGTGTCGTCGCCCAATTCCTGAAAAGTTTGAATTATAATCCTAGCGTTTGCGTGGCCGGATAACTAGCCAGTAAAACAATACGAGTGCCGACGAGCTAACAACAAATGTTCCGAAACTCTACAGTAAACCGGCGGTTATGTTGAGTTTCAGAGCAGTTTTCTATCAGCTCTCTTGCGCGGCCACTCAAAAACCTAACAAAACAAACTACGAACGAGTTCGCGTTATCTTGGATAAAAAACTGATCTGTAACTCAACATAACCGCCAGCTACGCAGGCTAGGATTGAATCGGCCAGCGGTGCACCTCACCTACGCATGTGTAGTTACTCCAGGTATCGGCCAAAGGTAGGCAAAAGTTGTCTCCACAGGGAAACCGGTCACAGACAGTAGCCACCTAATTGAGAATACTGATTAGAAAGTTCTTTCTCTAGTACATAAGTAGcgtggtatttttttaatcttcgAATAACTACTCACCTTGTTTCCAgttccaaaaaaataatagccaGGTTTGAATACAAAGTCCGCCCATACTGCTGATTCAGCTGTTTTGTTCAGTAGCTCACACTGACGTAATTTATCTCCATCTTTTTGAAAGTTGAATGATTGGCAGCCGTCAGTCTCCATACATTTCAAAGAACAATCaaacgatgacgtcacaaggaCTGTGGTGATTGTGGCACCCAGCAAAACGCCTCCTGTTGGACCAAGCTCGTCATAAGTcttaatcattatcattataatcattatcatcatcatcaaatcaTAACCACCATACAATCGTCAGCAtcactattattattttcaatattgttattattagttGTAGTAGTATTGGTATGCTATGAAGGGCATGCGATGAGCTCAAAATCATTTATAGAGAGTTCGACATAATGTCATAATAGATTTAGCCCCactaacctttttttaaacttgtgtAGCACACCCTGTGTGACGTATTGATCACGTGCTAACCCAGTTGAATCGCCAGACTCCACGGTCAGCGCACACGTTCGAGATATCACACAAGTCAAAAGCACCATCAAAATCGTTTGCCCGCGCTGCATTGTAACACGTAAATGCTCTGGAAATAGCGAATTAGTCAATAAATGAATTGAGTGTTGTTTTGTACAAGCCTGTTAATCCGTCCATCGATGACAAAGTGACCATAAtataaaataagcaaaaagaatcagggaaataaataatcatagtATGAATCATAAAATGCTGTACAGCAGTATGTGTGTTTTCATTGCCTTGGATAAGGACACTCAACCGGGGGCCCCGTCTCTTCCAGCTGCACGTACCACGCTAAAACTAAATCTTATGCAGGCATgaatcaggcccgtacccagtgggggtgcagggggtgcgaacgcatccGCCCACAACgaccgaaggtccactttcggttcccaatggaagtgctatttgtagactataaagcataagctggACTCTGGaacgtagccaaatccgacaataaacgccTCGTGAAGatactccctccctccctctccctcccccccccccccccccccgaaaaatTATGTCCACTTGtttggatttcgcacccctccaagaaaaatcctgggtatgggcctgtgaATCCAGAAAAACTTCTGACCtttttacgaaaaaaaaaaagccaaacaCTGTCGTCCAAATCAACAGAATGAAGACATACAGCTTATACACtgagccgttcttatttttggagcattttaaggctgaatatgttctttaCGATGTTcctaaattttagtgtatacaaaaatataatacccaatgaattattaggaagagaattacactaatgaacAATAGCAACAATAAGGTTGTTCCTATTAGCACAATTTGCTGGTTCTGCATTttcgcatcaggactaaaaaagaattatcagaattatctgagcctcggtatgttcttagcatgttcttaaaatttggtgaaatctcaggctggacgttcttataaaaactgttcttattaaaaaaagagtgtacttAACATACTAGCTCTAAACATTTTGACCTGTTTGCGGAACAGGTAACTACGGAAGCCCATGAGGGCCACTCAAGGTTTTCGTTAACAACCTCTCACCTTTCGGTCACTATTTGCGTTACGCCAACTCACTTTGAGTGTCACGACAAAGCACTATTTGATTATCGCTTAAAACATTGCAGTTTTAGTTCAGGCCTTTAGTTCACGATTCCGGACTTTGTGTCTCAAAACATTGCACTTTGTGTCTTGAAAAACTCATTATTTTGACCTTTGCTTAAAACATTTCAGTATATTGTTCGCGACATTCAACTTTGTGCTTGTAACATAGCActatttgtctattgcataaaatatttaactttgtgcttcaTAAGTTgggactttgtgtcttaaaaaatatcgcgatttgccgaatgcccaatttatttcagtttttgtctattgcataaaatatttacctTTGTACTTTAGAACTTCATCTCACGAAAACCTTGAGTGGCCCTTATGGGCTTCCTTAGGTAACAGGTGTAAACAGACCTGGATTGGCGGCTGTGAAGGGACGTAAAGTAACACCATTTTGGACACAATTAACGCTCTCTGGTAGTGACCATTCTCAGTTACAATGACATGACAATGCTTACTAACAGTACACACCTAGGGAAACTTGATTCAGAAGCCTCGCTCTTGTGCATTTCGCATAGAAAATCTATTAGAAATATCTAGACGACCTTTAATGAGCTCAGGGTCTACTAGTTGGGTCTGCTGTCTAATGAAAAACGACAAAACACGTAAAAAATAAGTGTCTACGGACAGAGAAATATTTTGCGGTTAAAAGTCTCCACCAGGTTTGGTTTCACCAGGTCAGTGTGGCAAAGGGTGTTATGGACATActaataacacaaacacttTATTGCTGTTGGAGGAGTATATCCACTTCAATCATACTTGTTTGCAAGAGGTGTCTAAAACCCTCCCTTGTCCGACGTTGTCGAATACAATATGAGTCTTAATACAGAAGTCTTTTCATGAAGTAGTTCAACTATAGTATTTAAAATTGCTAGTATTGCTATAAGAATAAAAACTAAATATCGAAGACACACAACAATCTGTAACTATAATTTGCTTACCTTTCAATTACGAAAATTCTGTTCCTTCATGCAACAAGGGCAATTTACACATTAACTGAGGCACGACACCTGTTTGGGGTAATTCATTTATTGAAAATACTTGGCCGTGAAATGACCAATCACAATGCATCGACAACAAACCGTTAAACATTTAACGACTTGGCAGTAAAATAACCAATTACAATGCATCGACAAGAAACCGTTAAACATTTAACTATATCCAAACAAATATACGAAATTTTCGATTCTTTAAATAAATGTTTAACGAGAAATGCTTTAATCTGATGTTTATGTATGTTTAAATAAACtcaataaaaaggaaaaatgggTGATCGTCACCTTTAGTATACGTTCTACCCACTGATTTCCCTTCAAAGTCCCTAAGCAGGTGTTTGAGGCTCCTGATTCTGCTTAGCCTCCTCCGCGCCGCTCTTAGGGACCGCGCTAAAAAAGAGCGGCGCGTAGAAGGCTAGTGTCACGCAGGAATAAGTCACACATGTAGTGAATTGATATTTAGCATCTAGAAATTATATACTGATCGGCTGTCAGCATATTGAAGTCCACGGAACAACTAAAAGAATTTTGTTTAGTTAACCTATCGCGTTTGACGCTCGCATGGAAATTGCTTAGACAAGCAGTTCATTTTTTTAGCAGATTGACCTTTTGCTCGGGAAACTTATAGGCGTACCGCGTCTcttttgtgtacatgacatccgTAGTCAGTAGCAATATTGAAAACATTACGTAAGTCACGGTAGCCCAAGGGTAACCGACTGGCACACCCACATAGGAAGGTCGTCCCTCGTACACCCATTGGTTAAACCCTTATCCAAACAGTGCTAAAAGCCCTTTGGGATGTCAGGGTCGGTTATCCTAAAGCACATGCCGTCTTAGTAGCATAAACTATGGGTGCGTACCGAAGCCCCAAAACTCACTTAAGACACTAAGGACTTGAACAAACTCACACGTGAAAACACttgcaagtatacaaaatttatgcaagtataaaaaaatccatgcaagtataaaaaaatccatgcaagtataaaaaaacccatgcaagtatacaaaatccatgcaagtataaaaaaacatgcaattataaaaaaaaaaaaaaaaaatacaaaaacccaaaatacaaaaaaatccatgcaagtatacttgcatggattttgtatacttgcatggatttttttatacttgcatggattttttatacttgcatggatatTTTATActgcatggattttgtatacttgcatggatttttttatacttgcatggattttgtatacttgcatgttttttttatacttgcatggattttgtatacttacatggattttgtatacttgcatgtttttcttttatacttgcatggattttgtatacttgcatggatttttttttatacttgcatggattttttttatacttgcatggattgtaaactttattatattttcgTTTCGTATAcgtacattaaaaaaaaaggcaacgGCCTCAGTAGCATTCGATTTCAGGAGAATTCATGAAAACCCTAAAGCGCCGGATTACTTCCTTTAACAACTTCCTTTAACAAACTTCCTTTAACAACCTTAACGAGAAATTGCGCCGATATTATACGTTCCCATAGCTTTCAACCCAGCTTGTACAGAAATATTgtgaaatcgggtgaaatacagtaaatatatgagaaaaaaacaaaagagctAATGCGGGTAAATACAGAGAATTCGTATGAACATCATCTCACAAAAATTCGGCTTGTGATGGAGTCCAAGATCTTGTAAACCCCCGCCTAATATGatgcgggtgagttgacagctatgcctGTATGCGATTCTGCACAAAACCGAGTGACTCAAAGAGTCTATTTCCATGAGCGGTtgattttcatttcatttttggGTCCAAAATTTCTCTCTTCTCGGGCACCTGTTTATTTCCCGCACCATTTCTCAGtccttggacattatccgccgaCACTCCAGAAGGGGTTTATAGCCCCAGAAATTATGGGAGCCCTGTGCGCAGAGCTGCCGCGCAGTCCTTGAGTACTCTTTACCAATCCTTCGATAAAACCgctgaaatttgaaaaaaaatgttggctCGTTCGTCGCTTGCTTGGTTGCTTTTCGTTGGAGCtggtttgttgttttgtttaaattctTAAGCATCTCCTGTTTATCCATATCTTTAGTTCTGAGAATGAGTGATAACATCCACTATCGATGAGTGAAGAAAAGTGGAGCAAGTAGAAGCGAATATGGCGAAGTCGAGCTCGTCAAAAAGTTCCATTTCTACCAAGGAACTCGCAAAGTAGggataaaaacaacaacgaaTAACTTCGTGATCCGCTATTCGCCGAGATTCTAGAAACAGAGTAATTAAGGCCTAGATTCTAGAAACAGAGAAATTGAGGCCTCGTGAAATCGTATAAGGTCGTGCAACATGAAATAACGAATTTATTTTATCGTGAAATTCAAACCTTGATTGAACCTCGTGAAAGGTGGCCTAGTAGCGCTCGATTTCTTTACTGCTTTATTAATGTAATACTTTCGtgacaaatttaaaaattaattcgtaaaattgttaaaaaaaagaaccaTGATTTGTGATTGCTAATAGTAATGTAATTTTGCTACCCCCTTTGACCCCCTGTTAACTAATGTTCAATACTCTCTCTATTTTACATAGGACACTAGGGTTAGTCAGCAAATGGTCTTCAGGCAAGAAATCAAGGTCTTCTAAGAGTAAGTTT contains:
- the LOC5508446 gene encoding uncharacterized protein LOC5508446; this translates as METDGCQSFNFQKDGDKLRQCELLNKTAESAVWADFVFKPGYYFFGTGNKVATVCDRFPCGDNFCLPLADTWSNYTCVEWAEFNSSLFKYNSTPSTWHEAKAVCNANGGGLASIASEQENTFLYEKILKARCLDCYTPVKLFSNYALDGSDDNIIKHGAAEFQMVGGKQALYLNGEEGSYATFPSIGFRKTRFTVGIWIRPVYPFTKGAILADWWDPHQFKFLLDGNLKIDLLLRNTNANDFIVMASR